In Molothrus aeneus isolate 106 chromosome 13, BPBGC_Maene_1.0, whole genome shotgun sequence, a genomic segment contains:
- the ISL2 gene encoding insulin gene enhancer protein ISL-2 yields MVDILLPRPLPGAMGEPSKRRPGLALCAGCGGRIQDPFLLRVSPDLEWHVACLKCAECGQPLDETCTCFLRDGKAYCKRDYSRLFGIKCAQCRAAFSSSDLVMRARDHVYHLECFRCAACGRQLLPGDQFCLRERDLLCRADHGPPPDGAAARGPRSPALPPAAAAHLAEPVPGRPPAPRPPAHKAAEKTTRVRTVLNEKQLHTLRTCYAANPRPDALMKEQLVEMTGLSPRVIRVWFQNKRCKDKKKSILMKQLQQQQHSDKTSLQGLTGTPLVAGSPIRHESAVQGTAVEVQTYQPPWKALSEFALQSDLEQPAAFQQLVSFSESGSLGTSSGSDVTSLSSQLPDTPNSMVPSPAET; encoded by the exons ATGGTGGACATCCTCCTCCCGCGGCCGCTCCCGGGCGCCATGGGGGAGCCCTCCAAGA GGCGGCCGGGGCTGGCCCTGTGCGCGGGCTGCGGGGGCCGCATCCAGGACCCCTTCCTGCTGCGGGTGTCGCCGGACCTGGAGTGGCACGTCGCCTGCCTCAAGTGCGCCGAGTGCGGGCAGCCCCTCGATGAGACCTGCACATGCTTCCTGCGCGACGGCAAGGCCTACTGCAAACGGGATTACAGCAG GCTCTTCGGCATCAAGTGCGCCCAGTGCCGGGCGGCGTTCAGCAGCAGCGACCTGGTGATGCGCGCCCGCGACCACGTCTACCACCTGGAGTGCTTCCGCTGCGCCGCCTGCGGCCGCCAGCTCCTGCCCGGCGACCAGTTCTGCCTGCGGGAGCGCGACCTGCTCTGCCGCGCCGACCACGGGCCGCCCCCCGacggcgccgccgcccgcggACCGCGcagccccgcgctgccgccggccgccgccgcgcaCCTCGCAG AGCCGGTGCCCGGGcggccgcccgccccgcggccgccggcgCACAAGGCGGCGGAGAAGACCACCCGCGTGCGGACGGTGCTGAACGAGAAGCAGCTGCACACGCTGCGGACCTGCTACGCCGCCAACCCGCGCCCCGACGCCCTGATGAAGGAGCAGCTCGTGGAAATGACGGGGCTCAGTCCCCGCGTCATCCGCGTCTGGTTCCAGAACAAGCGCTGCAAGGACAAGAAAAAGTCCATTCTCAtgaagcagctccagcagcagcagcacagcgaCAAGACG AGCCTGCAGGGCCTCACCGGGACTCCGCTCGTGGCCGGCAGCCCCATCCGCCACGAGAGCGCCGTGCAGGGCACCGCCGTGGAGGTCCAGACCTACCAGCCGCCCTGGAAGGCGCTCAGCGAGTTCGCCCTGCAGAGCGACCTGGAGCAGCCCGCCGCCTTCCAGCAGCTG GTCTCCTTCTCCGAGTCCGGCTCCTTGGGCACCTCCTCCGGCAGCGACGTGACCTCGCTGTCCTCCCAGCTCCCCGACACCCCCAACAGCATGGTACCCAGCCCGGCCGAGACGTGA